CTGCTCAAACTCGTGATAGTTTAGGAAATCATAAAGCTCCATACGGGTTTGCATGGTGTCAACGACTTTGTTTTGTGTGCCGTCATCTAACAAATGCTGATAGACATTGAGTGCCGCTTTGTTCATCGCACGAAAAGCAGATAGCGGATATAGCACCATATCGACGCCCACGCCATATAGCTGGTCTGTGGTATACAGATCGGTCTGACCAAATTCAGTCATATTGGCAAGTACAGGAATGTCGAGTACGTCGGTGAACTTACGGTACATCTCGATGTCAGTTAATGCTTCAGCGAAGATCATGTCTGCGCCCGCTTCTTGAAAAGCAACGGCACGTTCAACAGCAGCGTCTAAGCCTTCAACGGACAGCGCATCAGTACGAGCCATCACCACAAAATCAGGATCCGTTTTGGCGTCTAATGCGGCTTTTAAACGATCAACCATCTCTGAGATGCTCACGATTTCTTTGTTTGGGCGATGACCACAACGCTTTTGCGCCACTTGATCTTCGATATGGACAGCTGCCACACCTGCTTTTTCCATTTTTCTAATGGTTTGGGCAATGTTGAACGCGCCACCAAAGCCTGTATCGATATCGACCAGTAAGGGTGTATCAACCGCATCGGTGATACGGCGAGCATCTTCTAAGACATTATCAAGACTGGTCATGCCCAAATCAGGCAAACCAAACGAGGCATTGGCAACACCAGCACCAGAAAGATATAACGCTTGATGCCCGACTTGGGTTGCCATCATTGCGGTGTAGGCATTGATCGCACCAGTGATTTGTAGCGGTTGATGATTATCGTTTTTTTGTTTCAGTGCACTGCGAAAACGTGCGCCAGCGGAGGCTAAAGTCATGTCGTGATCCTTACAAGGAGAGTGAATATATCCGTTATTGTTATCGATTATACTCAATTTTTCCTGTCGGCAAAGTCTGATTTAATCATTTTTAGTTAATAATAATTCAAAGTATCTTTAATATATTTAATAGTATTCAATTATTAAATAGCATTATCCAAAAATAAGTTATTTAAGCAAATCAGTATTCACATTCATAAAACCAGGCTTTTTATTAATGCTAGATTTTTACATTTAATTACAATTAGAAAAGAGATACTTAAATTGCTATGACAATTTTGAATACAAAAAAAGCCCTCATAGCAAGGCTAAAAGGGCTTTAATCATAAAATCTAAAAGACTGTTAACCAAATACACCAGCAAAATTGACCAAGAATAAGAGCGTAAAACCTGCCAAGAATATTAAGCCTGCAATAGACAACGCATTCATGCCAGCCGACAGCTTTTTATGGCTTTTGACCAGTGAGTAGTTTAACCAACCAAAGATAGGCGCAGAAATAAACGCTGATACCATGGCAAATTTAAGCATCGCGCCTAATTGACCGGTGAAGAAAGTAATAATAACCAAACCACCACCGATGGCATAAGTTGTCCAAAAAGCGATTTGCTTTTTATTAATCTCATTCTCACCTTTGATCAAACGCCAGCATTCGGCATTGGCACGACCATAACCGTCTGCACAGGTAATGGTGGTGCCAAACATACACATGAAGGCGACAAAGGCGACCAGCAGTCTTGACCAATCACCAATGGTTGCCGTATACATATTAATCAGCTGATTGATATACGCGCCGCCAACTAGCTCAA
This is a stretch of genomic DNA from Psychrobacter alimentarius. It encodes these proteins:
- the prpB gene encoding methylisocitrate lyase, which encodes MTLASAGARFRSALKQKNDNHQPLQITGAINAYTAMMATQVGHQALYLSGAGVANASFGLPDLGMTSLDNVLEDARRITDAVDTPLLVDIDTGFGGAFNIAQTIRKMEKAGVAAVHIEDQVAQKRCGHRPNKEIVSISEMVDRLKAALDAKTDPDFVVMARTDALSVEGLDAAVERAVAFQEAGADMIFAEALTDIEMYRKFTDVLDIPVLANMTEFGQTDLYTTDQLYGVGVDMVLYPLSAFRAMNKAALNVYQHLLDDGTQNKVVDTMQTRMELYDFLNYHEFEQTLDKLFADNK